A region from the Arachis ipaensis cultivar K30076 chromosome B01, Araip1.1, whole genome shotgun sequence genome encodes:
- the LOC107641558 gene encoding probable LRR receptor-like serine/threonine-protein kinase At2g23950 (The sequence of the model RefSeq protein was modified relative to this genomic sequence to represent the inferred CDS: added 4 bases not found in genome assembly) — MAVVLLLVLFLSRAALSSSAEPRNHEVEALMSIKWSLTDPHGVLSNWDEYSVDACSWAMITCSSDSLVIGLGAPSQSLSGTLSAAIGNLTNLRQVLLQNNNISGRIPPELGTLPKLQTLDLSNNRFSGVIPSSLGQLDSLQYLRLNNNSLSGPFPVSLAKIPQLAFLDLSYNNLSGPLPKFPARAFNIVGNPLICGSITTEGCSGSATLMPVSFSQTSSQGKHKSRKIAVALGVSLSCASLMVLLFGLFWYRHKRQHQAILFIGEYKEEGIVSLGNLKTFTFRELQQATDSFSSKNILGAGGFGNVYRGKLGDGSMVAVKRLKDVTGSSGESQFRTELEMISLAVHRNLLRLIGYCATPNEKLLVYPYMSNGSVASRLRGKPSLDWNTRKRIAIGAARGLLYLHEQCDPKIIHRDVKAANVLLDDYCEAVVGDFGLAKLLDHSESHVTTAVRGTVGHIAPEYLSTGQSSEKTDVFGFGILLLELITGMTALEFGKTVNQKGAMLEWVRKIQQEKKVSVLVDKELGSNYDMIEVGEMLQVALLCTQYLPAHRPKMSEVVRMLEGDGLAEKWAASHSNNHDRNVSHGMTPSNNSGHTSSRAPAPASKHDDSVHDRTSMFGTTMDDDDDERSLDSYAMELSGPR, encoded by the exons cggtggttctccttctcgtccTTTTCCTCTCGCGTGCCGCACTCTCTTCATCTGCGGAGCCTCGCAACCACGAAG TGGAGGCTCTAATGAGCATCAAGTGGAGTCTCACTGATCCTCACGGTGTGTTGAGTAACTGGGATGAGTACTCAGTCGACGCTTGCAGCTGGGCCATGATTACTTGCTCCTCTGATTCCCTTGTTATTGGCCT GGGAGCGCCGAGCCAATCTCTCTCTGGAACTTTGTCTGCAGCAATTGGAAACCTAACAAATCTTCGCCAAGT GTTACTGCAGAACAACAATATTTCAGGTCGAATTCCGCCGGAGCTTGGAACCCTTCCAAAGCTTCAGACATTGGATCTTTCCAATAATCGATTCTCTGGGGTGATTCCTTCCTCTCTCGGCCAATTGGATAGTCTCCAATACCT GAGGCTCAACAACAATAGCTTGTCAGGACCCTTTCCTGTTTCACTGGCCAAAATCCCACAGCTTGCTTTCTT GGACTTGTCTTATAACAATCTAAGTGGACCATTGCCCAAGTTTCCAGCAAGGGCATTCAA TATTGTGGGAAACCCATTAATTTGTGGAAGCATCACTACTGAAGGTTGCTCTGGATCAGCAACTCTTATGCCCGTTTCCTTCTCTCAAACATCATCACAAG GAAAACACAAGTCCAGAAAAATAGCAGTTGCACTTGGAGTTAGTCTTAGTTGTGCTTCTCTCATGGTTTTGCTCTTTGGGCTCTTTTGGTATAGACATAAACGACAGCACCAGGCCATCCTGTTTATTGGTG AATATAAGGAAGAGGGAATTGTCAGCTTGGGAAATCTCAAGACTTTCACGTTCAGAGAGCTCCAACAGGCAACAGATAGTTTCAGCTCCAAGAACATACTTGGGGCTGGAGGTTTTGGCAACGTTTATAGGGGAAAACTTGGTGACGGCTCTATGGTGGCAGTGAAAAGACTGAAGGATGTTACTGGAAGTTCTGGTGAATCACAGTTTCGAACTGAATTGGAGATGATCAGTTTGGCAGTTCATCGCAATTTACTTCGCTTAATTGGATATTGTGCTACTCCTAATGAAAAGCTTCTGGTTTATCCTTATATGTCCAATGGCAGTGTGGCATCCAGGCTTAGAG GCAAACCATCCTTAGATTGGAACACAAGAAAGAGGATAGCAATTGGAGCTGCGAGAGGACTTCTGTATCTGCACGAGCAATGCGATCCAAAGATAATACACAGAGATGTAAAAGCTGCTAATGTTCTTCTTGATGACTACTGTGAGGCTGTTGTTGGTGATTTTGGCCTTGCAAAGCTCCTTGACCATTCTGAATCCCACGTGACAACCGCGGTCCGTGGCACTGTTGGGCACATTGCTCCAGAGTACCTTTCCACTGGCCAATCTTCTGAGAAAACTGATGTATTTGGTTTTGGCATTCTCTTGCTAGAGCTCATAACTGGAATGACAGCACTTGAGTTTGGGAAAACTGTGAATCAAAAAGGCGCTATGCTAGAGTGG GTTAGGAAAATACAGCAAGAAAAGAAGGTTTCGGTGTTGGTGGACAAGGAGCTAGGGAGCAACTATGACATGATAGAGGTGGGGGAGATGCTTCAAGTGGCTTTACTATGCACTCAATATTTGCCAGCACATCGCCCCAAGATGTCCGAGGTGGTCCGAATGCTTGAAGGCGATGGACTTGCTGAGAAGTGGGCAGCATCACATAGTAATAATCATGATCGGAATGTTAGTCATGGCATGACCCCAAGCAATAACAGTGGCCACACATCATCCCGCGCCCCTGCCCCTGCATCAAAGCATGATGACAGTGTTCATGATCGTACAAGCATGTTTGGCACCACAatggatgacgatgatgatgaacGCTCCTTGGATTCCTATGCCATGGAACTCTCTGGTCCTAGGTAA